A genomic region of Exiguobacterium oxidotolerans JCM 12280 contains the following coding sequences:
- a CDS encoding MBL fold metallo-hydrolase — protein sequence MEIVSITSGIASENGYLLFRDGKCLVIDPGTEDMRFFDEIEQRNAQVEAILLTHAHFDHIGGVDMLRRFTSAPVYLHQNEAKWLANPDLNGSSKFGVPPVKVKPAEHLLEPGPLSIGSFNMHVLETPGHSPGSVTFYFKNERVAFAGDLLFKQSVGRTDLHGGDQDTLMRSIDRIIAELPHDTTFYPGHGPTTTLRQEVKNNPFF from the coding sequence ATGGAAATCGTAAGTATTACTTCAGGTATCGCCTCGGAAAACGGATACCTTCTTTTTCGAGATGGGAAATGTCTCGTCATTGATCCGGGAACGGAAGATATGCGTTTCTTTGACGAAATCGAACAGCGGAACGCGCAAGTCGAAGCAATCCTCTTAACACACGCTCATTTTGATCACATCGGTGGCGTTGACATGTTGAGACGATTCACATCGGCTCCAGTCTATCTTCATCAAAATGAAGCAAAGTGGCTGGCGAATCCCGATTTAAATGGATCGTCGAAGTTTGGTGTGCCGCCGGTCAAAGTCAAACCGGCTGAGCATCTGTTAGAGCCTGGACCACTCTCGATCGGTAGTTTTAACATGCATGTTCTTGAAACGCCTGGGCATTCGCCTGGTAGCGTTACGTTCTACTTCAAAAATGAGCGGGTTGCCTTTGCCGGCGATTTGTTGTTTAAGCAGAGTGTTGGGCGGACGGACTTACATGGTGGCGATCAAGACACGTTGATGCGCTCGATTGATCGAATCATCGCCGAGTTGCCGCACGACACGACGTTTTACCCTGGACATGGTCCGACGACAACATTGCGTCAAGAAGTTAAGAACAATCCGTTCTTTTGA
- a CDS encoding ATPase, T2SS/T4P/T4SS family, producing MLRELVSQLIQRFTQGGVTDVHFVPDEQMARVICRTADGLKEQEAIPFNQYSSIVSHIRYESNLKEQNERIPQSGVYPVDQSGMRVSILPSRHGDAMSWRFYRAVVSSEIASTLLNPIEDLEWLQQQSHGCIIISGTTGAGKTTMLYSLMASMQGKRIISVEDPVECTVPGILQLELNEKAGFDATRCFEEILRADPDWIAFGEVRTAEAARLSINAALSGHVVVFTLHAGTVNEVLLRLKSLGISGEELAVCKKIIHLYREEGHVHCTVENLTRTANVAF from the coding sequence ATGTTGAGAGAACTTGTCAGTCAATTGATTCAGCGATTTACACAAGGTGGTGTCACCGATGTGCATTTTGTTCCAGATGAACAGATGGCGCGTGTCATTTGTAGGACGGCCGACGGATTAAAGGAACAAGAAGCAATCCCTTTTAATCAATACAGTTCAATCGTTAGTCATATTCGGTATGAATCCAACTTGAAAGAACAAAATGAACGGATTCCGCAAAGTGGTGTCTATCCGGTTGACCAAAGTGGGATGCGGGTCTCGATTTTACCAAGTCGTCACGGGGACGCGATGTCATGGCGCTTCTATCGGGCGGTTGTCTCGAGTGAGATTGCGTCGACGCTTCTCAACCCGATTGAAGATTTAGAATGGCTCCAACAACAAAGTCACGGTTGTATCATCATTTCTGGTACGACGGGGGCAGGTAAGACGACGATGCTCTATTCCTTGATGGCATCGATGCAAGGCAAGCGGATCATCTCTGTCGAGGATCCCGTCGAATGTACGGTGCCTGGTATCTTACAGCTTGAGTTAAATGAAAAAGCCGGTTTTGACGCGACACGTTGTTTTGAGGAAATTCTTCGGGCAGACCCGGACTGGATTGCTTTTGGGGAAGTTCGAACTGCTGAAGCGGCACGGCTCTCAATCAATGCTGCTCTTAGTGGGCACGTCGTCGTATTTACTTTACATGCCGGAACAGTCAATGAAGTGTTGTTACGCTTAAAATCACTAGGGATTTCAGGGGAGGAGTTAGCGGTCTGTAAAAAGATCATTCATCTTTACCGGGAGGAGGGGCATGTCCACTGTACAGTAGAAAACTTAACACGAACAGCAAATGTCGCTTTTTAA
- a CDS encoding Spx/MgsR family RNA polymerase-binding regulatory protein, whose translation MANELIFFTYPSCTSCRKTKSWLKEEHVDVEERHLFRNAPTVDELMELLKLSTDGIESLLATRSQAFKDLGIDVEDMKLSELLRLMSDNPKLLRRPIITDGKQLVIGYDKPGLETLAKRKARLIAQVS comes from the coding sequence ATGGCAAATGAGTTGATATTTTTCACGTATCCGAGCTGTACATCTTGTCGTAAAACGAAATCATGGTTAAAAGAGGAACATGTTGATGTAGAAGAACGCCATCTGTTCAGAAATGCTCCGACAGTGGACGAATTGATGGAATTGTTGAAATTATCGACAGACGGCATCGAAAGTTTACTTGCAACACGCAGCCAAGCTTTCAAAGATCTTGGGATTGATGTAGAGGATATGAAATTAAGCGAACTACTCCGATTGATGAGCGATAATCCGAAACTGTTACGTCGTCCAATTATTACTGATGGCAAACAACTCGTAATCGGGTATGATAAACCAGGTCTTGAAACACTAGCGAAGCGAAAAGCACGCTTAATCGCCCAAGTATCTTAA
- a CDS encoding DUF2626 family protein has protein sequence MGRMYRVLGFWTGIIAVMAFIGALGGDASSSEHTDSFLVMGFVFLAQTVFFAALGYLRLTEKTYVYIFAAYLTVFFIVFTYWSNFQM, from the coding sequence ATGGGGAGAATGTACCGCGTACTCGGATTTTGGACTGGGATCATTGCAGTCATGGCATTTATCGGCGCACTTGGCGGCGACGCGAGCTCAAGTGAGCATACGGATTCATTTTTAGTTATGGGCTTTGTCTTCTTGGCACAAACTGTCTTCTTTGCAGCATTAGGCTATCTTCGCCTAACTGAAAAAACGTATGTCTACATCTTTGCAGCTTACTTAACAGTATTCTTTATCGTCTTCACGTATTGGTCCAACTTCCAGATGTAA